A stretch of the Euleptes europaea isolate rEulEur1 chromosome 14, rEulEur1.hap1, whole genome shotgun sequence genome encodes the following:
- the SLC31A1 gene encoding high affinity copper uptake protein 1, whose product MDHQMNGSAVSTSDPHTHHHTTPSPGHSHGGGMMMMEMTFHFSYTNVPLLFSGLVINTAGEMAGAFVAVFFLAMFYEGLKIARESLLRKSQVSIRYNSMPVPGPNGTVLMETHKTVGQQMLSVPHIFQTALHIIQVVVSYFLMLIFMTYNAYLCIAVAAGAGTGYFFFSWKKAVVVDITEHCH is encoded by the exons ATGGACCATCAGATGAATGGCTCAGCAGTGAGCACCTCTGATCCTCACACGCACCATCACACAACGCCATCACCAGGGCACTCGCACGGTGgagggatgatgatgatg GAAATGACCTTCCACTTTAGCTATACAAATGTGCCTTTGCTGTTTTCTGGGCTCGTCATCAACACAGCTGGAG AAATGGCTGGTGCATTTGTGGCTGTCTTCTTCCTCGCCATGTTCTATGAGGGCCTGAAGATCGCCCGAGAGAGCCTCCTCCGGAAGTCACAGGTCAGCATCCGCTACAACTCCATGCCTGTCCCAGGACCAAACGGTACCGTCTTGATGGAGACGCACAAGACAGTTGG GCAGCAGATGCTGAGCGTCCCTCACATCTTCCAGACGGCGCTGCACATCATCCAAGTGGTGGTCAGCTACTTCCTCATGCTCATCTTCATGACCTACAATGCCTACCTCTGCATCGCCGTGGCAGCAGGTGCGGGCACGGGCTACTTCTTCTTCAGCTGGAAAAAGGCGGTAGTGGTGGATATCACAGAGCATTGCCATTAA
- the CDC26 gene encoding anaphase-promoting complex subunit CDC26, with the protein MLRRKPTRLELKLDDIEEFEGARKELESRKKQREEVDVVGASDGEGALGLSNDHKSREQMIHDRIGYKPQPKPNNRSAQFGNFEF; encoded by the exons ATGCTGCGGCGGAAGCCGACGCGCCTTGAGCTGAAGCTGGACGATATCGAGGAATTCGAGGGCGCCAGGAAGGAGCTGGAG agtCGTAAGAAGCAGCGTGAAGAGGTGGATGTAGTGGGAGCCAGCGATGGCGAGGGAGCTCTGGGACTGAGTAACGATCACAAGAGCCGGGAACAGATGATACACGACCGCATTGGCTACAAACCACAACCCAAACCAAACAATCGTTCAGCTCAGTTTGGAAATTTTGAATTCTAG